CTTCAATTTACTAAAATTTGTGCAATGATTTGAAGGAAAGTTCTTTTTCACATTTCATGGTATTTGTTGCGAATTGTTACCACTGCTATATATATGTGTAATAAGTCGCCTTTACTGTCACTCTTCAGCCTAGTAACAACATGTAGCATACAGGCAAGGttgttaaatataaaaaaatacattgtttaaaaaaagaaggttttatCCAAATAGCATTCATGCATTCAAAAGATTTTAAGAatatatattaaacaaaacaaaatcaataaaaaaatgtatgaatatgtaATTTTTTGAGAATCGTGAGGAAGAGAATTTCACGTTGACAGTGTGTTTGTTTGTCTTGTTACTTGGCTATTGATTTATCAACAGCGCTTGTCATTCCACGTTGGCGAGGGGTACTTGCTTGTCTCCACccccacgcccccccccccaaaaaaaatgtggcGAGTGGAAAGAATACgaagatggaaagaaaagaaagaacatgAAAAGGATCGAAACGGAGtgggaaaagaaatagaaggggGATAAGGAAGGAGAAGGGATAGAAAATGCATGAGGAAAGAgcgtaaagaaaagaaaaaaggtaattgAAGAGAGGGAAAATAGAAAGGGaaaagataaattaataaaaagcaCAGCCTCTTTCCTCGAGCTTAGGTTAAGGTAACAGGTGTTATCACTTATTAGATTATTTTCtcctatttatttttataagaaATGGAAGTTAAAAAGAATGGATAAGAGGAAATTCGTCTGTGAAAGGATCGGAGGGGTGCGAggacttgcccccccccccacagcgaaaaaagaggaaaatcagcTATCACTAAAGCTATtgtcatattattatcatcaccattaccatatcatttacAATTGTCTAACATTCAAATCAGTTATTGCAATTATCAGTGAAGCATCATCACCATAAATATTATCACcataattaccatcattattttaatcatcactataagtactatcatcgtcaccaccaccatcgtcataatcatcaccgtaatcatcaccatcgtaattatcaccaccaccaggggcggatccaggattttccaaagggggagggggcaccaaAAAAGGTTCAaccaaccaaaaattaaggacaTTTGTCCACGAGTAAATTGACAAGAataaaaagtcttcactttccgCCAGTGATTACcaccatcgtcattatcatcgcCTCCACCATAAacaccaccatcgtcattaACATCACCTCCACTATCGCAAAAAACATTACctccaccatcactatcatcaccaccatcgccataatcataatcatcaccacttccatcgccataatcatcaccattatcataatcatcaccattatcataatcatcatcataatcatcaacactaccatcatcataatcatcaccactaccatcatcataatcatcaccatcgtcatcaccaccgtgacaatcatcaccatcgtcatagtcatcaccaccaccatcgcgttaatcatcaccaccaccgttaccataatcatcaccaccagtaTCACCACGACCATCACCAACCACCACCATTGTCATAATCTAAAAAGATTTAATTCATAATTCTATAAGATTCATTCAATCTATCATATTTTATCtttcttatcattattttgatgaatcaATCACCTTTATTTCGTTTTAATCAATTGAATGGTTTATTTCATTCGTTTATAGATTCATTCATCTCTgtaataatattttgctttggGGATATacatattgtttgaaaacaaaagtCGGAATTTCAACCAACAAAGAGACACGCGTACCAAAATGAATCGttcaatgatatattttaatgCAGCTCAAATCGGTGCAGGAAAACAAGATATTGCATAAGATCATGTACAAGATTAAACATTATTGAAATCCCATAATCAAAGGAAGTGAATTTGTGTAGTCGTGCATGCAGTACAGAAAGTGATAAACATTTACAGATGATATACCTAGCAAATAGTACCATGGGATACTTAAAAGCCTCGACCTGGGCTGCGTGTTATAAAACATGTCttgcatttgaataaaaaaataccttCGGTGAATCAAACGTTACGAATTAATTACCTTTTCACagtaaaatatgtatttcaacGAGTATCATGAAGCAGTACCTTAAACGCAAATACAAGGACATAAAATGGAATTTTGCATTGTGTACTCTAACAGTTGGTTTGTCGACTTTCTACAATTTTCAGTTTATAGACACTCTACTGTTATGTACAGTATGCTTCAAGTGCGcttttcatttatattgtttAGAATATATTTGCAATATATCTTATGCAAGATCTCAGTGATTTTCATAGAGGGCTTTCAATCATTTAATACAGGGCTTATTAATGTAGACACTTTATTTTTCAGACCATTTGCCCCATTTGAAGTGAAATCATTCAGTTTGGGGATGATGTTTGTGACGTTTAATATTAGTTCTTTCATGTAAAAGAAGATGACGATTAATTTTATCCAATGATTCATATGCTAGGGTCTGTTCGATTTTTCgttcaaaatcaaattgtaaTGATGAAATCAGTATCTCCACGGCTCACTTTGCTGAAAAGTGACGGTAATGAGGTATTATTCAACATCATTGACCAAATCGTGATTTAATCAAATGGCACACACAATAGAATCATGTTAAAACATGTTATTAATCATTTTAATGATATAATGATGTCAGCAGATTTCCAAAACACGAACATAATTAACCAATGATGAAATGATAGAATTTGTTGAAATCTCGCATGCGTTTACATTTATGCGATGTTGGCCACACAAAAAGATAATGCATTCAGCACACAACAACCCAATTCAATAATTTATCGTGTTTCTAAAGACACAATAGTTTAAAATACTGTTATCACATTGATAGAAATATATAGCACATCAAATGTAAGTAAGATTATTAATTCATGTCAATTTGATTTTAAGTGCGCTTTGCATATTTCGGAAGAAGCATGAAAACGAGATCTTGAGGTGACATTGCACAATGATCAGCTTCTAAAAAACAATAATTGCAAACAATTGGCACGACTTGTAATGAATTATAGTAATCATTCCATAGATCAATGCCATAGAAGGAAAACACTGTTCATCAATAATATTGATTAAACATTTCTAAATCAAATTtacattggcaaaaaaaaatcatcaacatgatattttataatgtAATCATTCTTTCCGATCACTAAAATCTAAGGACTATAATCACTTTagttatatatcatattttcattttatatacaagTAAATAATCAATGAATGATATCATGTGACTGCAAGAATtgaaatacacataaaaacgTATACTATGCAAGAAATCACTTTAACGATCTATTTGCAGTTAaacttaaaatataaatacatgcatAGTATACAGTATAAGATGCACTTAAAAGTGAAAAAAGCTGCtcgaaaatatttgcaaaatagtgGACGGAACTCGATAGATATACAATAACCTCATACAATTCAATAGGTGAGATAATACTATTTACTATTGCATAGAGTCTTACATTGATTAAGTGTTTAggatttgaatatatttatttactcTTATAAATTATAGGAACTAGAAAGACAGACagggagatgatgatgatataggatatacaaagaaacatgaggtagaaagagagggaaataaAAGTAAGAGGatacaaatatggttattgtaGCAAAATTGATAAGAATTTAGCACTTAGTAATTACTTTGGCTGATCATAACAAACCATTATAATTCACAACCTATACGTAATATCTGCTCAGGCCGAGTTGTGGAAATATACCAAGTTCACATCAACTCACTTCATGATTATTTGccttttattataaatataaaaaaatccacTTCAAAAGTCGTTATAACATTTCGTATTCGTATTCAGATGACATTGAGAAAGCCTATTAACCAACGTGTCACGTAAGGCACAAACCAAGATCTAGAGTCATAGTTTAATAAAACCTTCTGCAACTAGGATACAGGTTCTAAGTGCCTTTATCTTGTGAACCGTTCGCAGGCCAACATGCTTTCATCGTCTAGAGTAGGTCCCtgactttcattttatttcacttttcctaATGTTAGGTTTTGTCCTTCAGTGCCAGGAGAAGGCATTCTCTCCTTGAAACTCGTGTTTCTTTCCATCAAAGATGTTATCGCGGAGATCAGGGTTTGTCTCTGGAAACGTGTTGTTGAATTCCCTGCGGGTACCTGTCTTGGTGAAAGAGTTCTGTTGATTCAGGAGTGTCGTTTGGGGTCTTGGTCCTAAGGGGTATCCCGGTGACCAGTCAAACCTCCAATCACGGTTTCCTTCAGGATTGGTATGGCGTGCATCAACCACAGGATTGCTTCCTGGGTTGAGGGCGGCGGGTTCGGTGGGAGCATTTGTGCTGGTCCGTAGCATCTGCTCGTGACTCGTCAGTTGCTGTTCATGCGTCCGTAGAGGCTCTTCGTTCCCGCCATTGGCTACCTTGACAGTGTTCGATATGGAGACCTGCTTCGAGGGACTACCGATCTTGTCATCAGAGGATGACGTGGTTGTGTTGCTGTTGTAGATCTGAGGAAGGGGACGGGTGGCGTCCCAGAGATCAAACCTCGGCTGATCGGGGGTCACGATGGTCTTCATATTCTCCGGTGTGTAGCTGTAGACGTAGGTAGATTGAGGAATAGGCTTCTGAACCTTCTCACCTTCAACAGTCCGAGGTCGACCATTCATCAGCTGTTCTTGCGTGTACTTGGGCATGACGTAGGGATTGCGCCCGGGAATACCAGGGAACTGCGCGTCCATCTTCTCCTGCACCTTCTCTCGGATCTTAGCAACATGGGACTCGATCTTATATTGATCGGTCATGGCTGACGTCTTGTGATAGTCCCATGGCGTTACATAGTCATATTCATACGGATTATCACCGTCGTAGTAGAATGGTGGCTTGGTGGTGTAGATCTTGTGCAGATTGTCATAATAGACGGACTTCTGCAGAGAGGGCGTCGTGTAGTCCACCTTTCTCTTCAGTTCAGACAGGTCGTGGTGATGCTCTTGGAGTTCCGCTTGCTTCCAACGAGACTTCTGCGCCATATCTTCGATCTCTGCTCGGCGGTTAACAGCCATTTCCTGTAGGTAGGTGGATTCTTTGACCTTCTCTACTGGTTTGTAGCTGTTGTCGCCGATTGGTAGAGTATTGGCTGGGTCTGCATTCTCGGCCGCCTCACGTTTCTTCTCCTCGATCTTGCTGATGTGGCCATCAGGATGCTGGGCAGCCTGAAGACGTTTCCATTGCTGCGTCAAGGCTGGATCCTGGAACTGTTCTGTTGTCTCTGTTGGTAGGTTTTCATGCTCACGAACCTGCAcaaaatagaattgaaatcaATCGGTCAATGCGATAAAGCGACTGAATTAAAGCAGATGGCTACCATTTTTGctatcttcctttttttctttccattttcttcccatttctctccctctcttcacatgaagaaaaaaatcatagggGCGACTGCCTCTGCCCCCTGTAGCACCTCTCCTGAATAAGACTACTCAGTATAAAGTGACGGAGATTGAATTCGCTTTAGATGGTTTCTCTTCCGTGACGCAAAATCTATTGGTGTTTTATCTAAATATTTACTGGGGAAATATTTTGCCATTTTATGCATGTTAAGTTCCAAAAAGGGCAGATTTTATTCCAaagatgtaaaaataaaaatgttaatgaatAATTCGAGAAACTTTGAGAGTCTCACCTTGTCCATTTCGATGTCAATCTTGGGGTAGTAGGGGACGTAGAGGATCCTTCCATCTTTGACCACACATCGTACCATCTGATTAGGTCCAATAAGACGAGAGATTCGACCTTCTAGCGGGCGTGGTGGCATGAAGGTGGGGTAGCTCCGAGGTTTCTGTATACAGATTAAagcagaaaataaatcaaacattaataaaaagaacaaaTTATTAACATTTCCGCATTGACACAGAACTCGGGTATCAGGGCTTTAAAAATGCCTTCTAAATTAAGTAAGCAAGAAAAGTCTGCATCCCATAGCATCATGGGAATTATTCTCTGCTGTCGCGTAAGCAATCAAGATTAAGATTTTATGGCTATTTCTCCAATGTTTATTCATTATCTGAAGTGAATGATGCTCCCTGCCAACCTGTATCTGTAAAACAATATTATACGAAAAAATAACTTCATTAAGTCATTTAGGTGATTATGTTGCGTCTTCCAAAGAAACATATACTCGAAGAAAGACCTTTCAACTTCCAGCAGTATCTTCTGCACTTGGGAAAGAAATTGAATGATTAAATGATGCTAACAAATTGTCCCGTCACGCTTATTAAAAAACATgatgttaaaaaaatagatgatGAAAACTATGACTGCTCATTCTTGCAAATACCCTGTTAAGATGTAAAGGATAAAAGCAGTcagaattaataaaataaatggcATATTTTAATTGCCCACGATGTGATTTCTTCTTACATCTGAAAAGCAAGAACACACAATACAGTGTAGGTTCCATACTGGTTCTGCGCATCGGGGGAAGGGGGCAGTTGCCccgagaaattttgaaaactaacattttgtaaatgaaaactTTCAATAAATTCACCTTaagtgtgcacgaaatcctttaatttcactTAAGAAAATGCAAAGGCGCTCTCGCTTCCgtctttctttgaaaatttatttgcGTCTTGCCCCCTCCCAGAAAATATCTGCGAACAGAATTTTCGGTTTTAAAATCATGTTGACAGTAAATTAAGTAAACGAATAAAGCTCTAGAATACGAGAAattcaaaataatcattattataattattgttaacACAACAAAGGCTTGTAAAGTGTTGACCTGATATAGCAACGAATTATTATTTAACCGTAGTTCAATTCATAAGTTTCATATCAGTATGCAATACCTTCACACTATGTCTCCATgcaggggccgtttcataaagctgttggtaagttaagagcgacttaagaacgactggtgatcctttcttgttgtaaatggtatattgaattggcaattgtttagcgcgtaagaagggttcaccagCCGTTCTTAAAGCTTTAGGACCCGACAACTTTCCTCTATTTTTATTGGCTAAAAAGCATTGTTGCTATATTAACTGCCGGATAAAGGATAATTTGTCGATATGAAATATCCGAAATGTCCTTTTAGGAAAAGCCCCTCAGGAAAAAAAACTTCAGTAGGCCTAAATAAGTTGTTTTGATCAGTGAGGTAAATCATTcgctttcttaaaaaaaaatcaatgtgtgAGCCGATAAAGTTTGTGTTCCATGTTTCATAATAATGTGTTATGCTGGCTTTCATACTGGTGCGGAtctgcatgggggggggggagtctcCGGGCATTTCCTCCCCCTACAGTATTTCCTTTGCTttttaaactttgaaaataatgttCTCCGTTAGTGGTAATAAcatcttttttgcttgtcaaattggaTTCATGGACACTCCCCTCTCTGTCTCTAGTCAATTCTGAATCCATTCCTGATCTCATGTCATATCTATCAATGGCTagatgtatatcatcataattttaaatgaaattataatttcatatttcatgttcaTGTATCACTGATGTAAAATAACTATGACAATGAATCCACATGTGAA
This genomic interval from Lytechinus pictus isolate F3 Inbred chromosome 3, Lp3.0, whole genome shotgun sequence contains the following:
- the LOC129257419 gene encoding sperm-associated microtubule inner protein 4-like isoform X1, with amino-acid sequence MTAAISMTNPASAGPLGVAHYYREPQGLDTLSRKFQSSELFTPFQVPQRSTISVSRYSHYRDALDKHPRVPWGTAREYGGEGPINLPDDHRPNSEPPPAVEKGHRHFGAGVNPYPRGIPIDQYYDLTLLKRSNIRSNDQLLPRPTEVDMTKLSIDKPFPAEHPYSSHMSRFAMFPSFASTPDDYKTGEAARQQQPLHPEIPANPNDITINYKSKGARDRVETEHIPLDSQKKALSWPGDTFFQNKKTPTSGQQQFYPIPPKAVLPNHAPRKLDHTLNPRTANALRNVERSQWTTTYNRAHTGYGPANALALDNLEDKLEMEKKLRIEDHSLKPRSYPTFMPPRPLEGRISRLIGPNQMVRCVVKDGRILYVPYYPKIDIEMDKVREHENLPTETTEQFQDPALTQQWKRLQAAQHPDGHISKIEEKKREAAENADPANTLPIGDNSYKPVEKVKESTYLQEMAVNRRAEIEDMAQKSRWKQAELQEHHHDLSELKRKVDYTTPSLQKSVYYDNLHKIYTTKPPFYYDGDNPYEYDYVTPWDYHKTSAMTDQYKIESHVAKIREKVQEKMDAQFPGIPGRNPYVMPKYTQEQLMNGRPRTVEGEKVQKPIPQSTYVYSYTPENMKTIVTPDQPRFDLWDATRPLPQIYNSNTTTSSSDDKIGSPSKQVSISNTVKVANGGNEEPLRTHEQQLTSHEQMLRTSTNAPTEPAALNPGSNPVVDARHTNPEGNRDWRFDWSPGYPLGPRPQTTLLNQQNSFTKTGTRREFNNTFPETNPDLRDNIFDGKKHEFQGENAFSWH
- the LOC129257419 gene encoding uncharacterized protein LOC129257419 isoform X2, which codes for MTSLLPALPRTYPHLQQVKMKEEIEKKKLFVKLHPLYYTGIPIDQYYDLTLLKRSNIRSNDQLLPRPTEVDMTKLSIDKPFPAEHPYSSHMSRFAMFPSFASTPDDYKTGEAARQQQPLHPEIPANPNDITINYKSKGARDRVETEHIPLDSQKKALSWPGDTFFQNKKTPTSGQQQFYPIPPKAVLPNHAPRKLDHTLNPRTANALRNVERSQWTTTYNRAHTGYGPANALALDNLEDKLEMEKKLRIEDHSLKPRSYPTFMPPRPLEGRISRLIGPNQMVRCVVKDGRILYVPYYPKIDIEMDKVREHENLPTETTEQFQDPALTQQWKRLQAAQHPDGHISKIEEKKREAAENADPANTLPIGDNSYKPVEKVKESTYLQEMAVNRRAEIEDMAQKSRWKQAELQEHHHDLSELKRKVDYTTPSLQKSVYYDNLHKIYTTKPPFYYDGDNPYEYDYVTPWDYHKTSAMTDQYKIESHVAKIREKVQEKMDAQFPGIPGRNPYVMPKYTQEQLMNGRPRTVEGEKVQKPIPQSTYVYSYTPENMKTIVTPDQPRFDLWDATRPLPQIYNSNTTTSSSDDKIGSPSKQVSISNTVKVANGGNEEPLRTHEQQLTSHEQMLRTSTNAPTEPAALNPGSNPVVDARHTNPEGNRDWRFDWSPGYPLGPRPQTTLLNQQNSFTKTGTRREFNNTFPETNPDLRDNIFDGKKHEFQGENAFSWH